A region of Rubidibacter lacunae KORDI 51-2 DNA encodes the following proteins:
- a CDS encoding metallophosphoesterase family protein — protein MKWAILSGIEGNLVAYEAVLQDIRRQRSPVTDLYIIGDVVGLKGNNEATIERLRSPRSGELEPQVCIGWWEEQCFSLHGLSSSPDAPELMAEFGGDGVKHLWESVSRESVGWLRSHHFGFHELDCLMIHGSTVSYADELTPNTPAVQLCDRLIRADANNLFCGRSGLAFECWVTPSKLRSTVTTLGGKQEQQQEGKTARRVVGTGAVGRTPRQATYTLYNPANNCVTFKNVAYSQDKT, from the coding sequence ATGAAATGGGCAATTTTGAGTGGTATTGAGGGCAATTTAGTAGCCTATGAAGCGGTATTGCAGGATATTCGACGGCAGCGCAGCCCGGTCACCGATCTATACATCATAGGAGATGTAGTAGGGCTAAAGGGAAATAATGAGGCGACGATCGAGCGATTGCGATCGCCCCGCTCGGGAGAACTAGAACCTCAGGTTTGCATCGGTTGGTGGGAAGAGCAATGCTTTAGCTTGCACGGGCTTAGTAGCTCGCCTGATGCTCCCGAGTTGATGGCAGAATTTGGTGGCGATGGGGTCAAGCACCTGTGGGAATCGGTATCGCGTGAGTCGGTGGGGTGGTTGCGTTCGCATCACTTTGGCTTTCACGAGTTAGACTGCTTAATGATTCATGGAAGTACAGTGAGTTATGCTGATGAACTCACACCGAACACACCCGCGGTTCAGTTGTGCGATCGCCTCATCCGTGCAGATGCCAACAACCTATTCTGTGGGCGATCGGGGCTGGCCTTTGAATGTTGGGTAACCCCCAGCAAACTCCGCTCTACAGTCACCACTCTGGGCGGGAAGCAGGAGCAGCAGCAAGAGGGGAAAACAGCCCGCCGCGTTGTTGGCACTGGGGCTGTTGGACGAACTCCGAGACAGGCAACCTACACCCTCTATAATCCCGCCAATAACTGCGTCACCTTTAAAAATGTTGCCTACAGCCAAGACAAAACTTGA